The Pungitius pungitius chromosome 15, fPunPun2.1, whole genome shotgun sequence nucleotide sequence aagaaataaagatgaataattatatttatttatttttattaagaacATCAGGACGTCAAAGTGCACTAAGGGCGGATTTGTGGCTGTGTGAATATCAAAATCCGAGATTACAGAATGTACATTTGGAATTGCGCCTTTCACAATGCAATCCTAAAAGCTGGCAGTGGAATGTAAAACGTGACATCATAATCAGGGTTCAGCATGTGACTGATGTAGCTGTTGAGCCAAAGCCGTATTAGCAATATTTAAAGATTTGTTTCCTCACCTCGCATCAGCTGGGGAAGAAACACGTGAGTCCAATCCAGTGTTTTCTATTTTGACGCCTAATCAGAGGAGGAAACTGTTCACACGCTTTCCGTTTAAACCAAACGAATAACCTGAATGTGCCCATGTACGTAAAATGAGATGTGATTTACGTGGGCGCATGACACTGCACTTGAATGATTGCAACATGCCCTTTTGTTCTTTCCTCAGATTATGCAAGACTCTGACCAAAAGAAAGACGGACGCACCGTCGTTCAGACGTCACGACGATTGCTATTTGTGTGGCAACACATTTAATCTCTGCCATATCTCAGGCATTTAGGCAAAGGATTAGGTTTTTTCAGTTGATGTATGATATATAAAGAGCATAAATGCATCTTGTTTAGatatataacaatataaatatacaaagtCACATTTTGAGGGAGAAAGCAATTTATCCTTCATGCTAAAAACCAACGTTCTATCACCACATAATAAACAGCTTATAACAAAGGTGTATAGAACAAACACATGTTATGATtttgaaataatcatttttattaattaaaccaATGCTGAAAATACAGGCTTAGTGACCCGAGTACATCCTGCATCTACAATCAAAGCCTCACATCAATTCACACGTTATATATTTTTAgcaacccgggtcaactgcaaACATTTAGTAACATTTTTAGCCTCCGTGTCGTCGTGGCCCGCCGCTGCCACCCTGAGAAAAGCGCAGTTCAGGGTTTGTACATCCCGTGGAAAGTGACGGGCATGGGGCACTCCACTTCTGCCCTGGCGATCTCGGACATGTCCTTGGCgttgaggatgaggaggtaACCCGGCCTCTGAGAGCCCGGAGACACCACGATGGTCAGCAGCACCCCTGCAGACGCAGCGGCAGGTGTTCACCAAACGACCTTCCATCACGGCGGGTCGCGGCATTTGACAGTTGTCATCTTACCGTCGTCTTCGTCCATCCCGTCGGGAGTCTGGACAAACAGGGGCTCTGAGGGGTAGGAGTCCGGCTCCTGCCACACCCAGGTCTCCTTGGTCTTCACATTCAACTTGCAGATCTACGcacgaggagaagaagaagaaaaaaaaatgccttcGTGAAGAAGACTCGTTGCACACACGTTTTCCAGTTGAAGGTGTTTTTCGTGAACGTACCCTGTCTGGTATGAAATGGTTGAGGCCCAAGCCGTAGGCGTACGTGTAATTCTTTCCTCCGTACTTCTTGTAGTTGATCTGAGGGAACTCGAACgctgcaacaacacaacaacaacaaaaacacactgaaatgaTTACTTAATGACGACATTTCCAGGTCGTGTCAAGAGTCCAAGCGTCCACCGTTAGTCATCGAGCTGAATTTGTCGGGTGTGCTTGCACCTTGGCGAGGCCCGGAGAAGAGCACCTCCGGCTCCAGCCAGATGGTCCCATCGGCGTGCATCGTCGCTGTGGCTGTGGTGTACGGCAGGCTGACGAGGTTCttcccctgctcctccttcacCGAGCCCGCAATGAGATGGCAAACCAGTGACGACCAATGACAAGCACCTGCCTGTGTCGAGAGGGGCAAAGTAGGGGGACTGACCTTGTGGATGTCCAGGGGAATCACATATCTGCGGACCTCCGGCTGTGGCGCCATCATGGCCGCCTTCTTCACCTCTTCCCAGTTGGCTCTCAGGTTGGCCAACCAGAGGTAGTTGTAAACAAACTCGAAACTGCAAGGACAATGAACGGCAAAATCTTATGCATCAAAGGCATCTCCAGAAGGCGCTGAGGGAAGTTTAAAGGTGCTTTGAACGGGATTGGGAGCATTTTGATTGCCTCGCAATTTCTCAACGTGGCATCGACTGAGCCGCTGGCTTCCAGTCGCCggtgctaacagcgctaacagtgCTAAGTGGAGGGTGCAACAACACCGTTGGTCGCATGGCGTTATCGGTGGTGGAGAGAAACACAGGGTGGGGGGCGGTTAAGCTAACATGCTGACATGCGCTCACATGCAATGACCTGTGCTAAAATGCGCTGAATCGTGTATGTTGCACCTTTAAATTAAAGTCCAACTTTTACCCTTTCCATCCACAGAGGTCAACAACAATGAAGCCTTGGTCCTCGTAGGTGTTGATGTGATGAAACATGCCAATGGGGGCCCCTTTGTACTTGTGATCAATGTACTCTCCTGGTTCTTTCCTGGCGAGGTGGAACAAGGTCTGTAGGAGGAGACATCATGAGGTTTCAGTGACTGAGGCGATGCTACATGTAAAGGGTTATAATGTGGCGCACGGTCTCACCCCTTGGCTCTCATTGGACTCAAAACAGTCCATGTAGTTTGAGCCTCGGATGCTCCAAGCACTCAGGAACTTCAGCAGGTTGATTTTCACTGGGGTCTCCACGAAGACAAAGTAGTTTTCTGACATGCCGAAGCTAAAATAGCGAAAGAAAGAATGTCAAAACCTTCACTTTCCAGACACTGATGAAATATCAGATGCCGTCtacacacacctgtgcacaTAGGCGGGCTTGAACCTCTCATAACTGGGGAACTGCACCACCACCTTGGACTTCTCAATGGGATCAGACTTatctaaaaaagagaaaaggctctTTTTGACGATGTTGGGGGGTTGTCGTCTGTTCCTTTTTACCCCGAATTACCAACTAAGCGGCACGTTGAGTTTAAGCCAAGTCCAACTGCGGTTGTCATGTGCGGCGATGCTAATCCAGACCTTTCTGTGTGGGTGGAATCCTGACAATGTTGTAGGCCAGCGTGGCTCCCTTCCCCATGCAGTTTCCGATGTTATACACCGTCCCGTCTCTCTCGATGTGAGGGTGGGCCGTCACTCCGTTGATGTTCACGTAGTTACACATGTCGACCTGCACACAAGGACATTTGACTGAAGAACACAATTTTCACACCTCAGGTTCTGCAGTGCGCTCGTGTTGACGTACCTTCTTCAGCGTCTCCAGGGTATCCGTGTTCACTCTAGTGAGGTAGTTGGTTTCTGTTACGGCGTAGTAATCCTCACCAATGGGGTAAACGTTCACCAGGCAGTTGTCTGTGACCTCAACGCCCTTGAAGTAAGAGAAAAACCTGCACGCAAAGATGTCATGAGCTGATTTATTTCCTTATAAGCAAATGCAGCAAACTCAGTGAGGACAGAGGGccaaaggaagaaagaaaacggATCCAGATTAAAACAAGACAATTTGGATCGGAGAAGGTCTTGCGTTTTTATATGTTACCCACctggagaaaatgtttttgcagGGATCGGGATACGCAAAGGTGCCAAACTCTGTGATCACCACGCGTTTCTCTGTGATGGCTCTCACGTAGGCGTCTGTTTTAAGATACCTGccaggagggggaaaaaaaagattttattcaGAGGCATTTTACATCCAATTTGAAATACAAAAGCATTCTATTGATTTATGCAGAGCCTTTTCTTTCATAACGTGTTACTGATGTTTATATGGCTTATTATAAAACTCTTAATGGCATTTTGAAGAAAAGCCTGATGTCTACACATGCTCTCTATAAAACCACAATGCACATGTAGTCTCTCCTTCTGGTCTTACTTTCGGTAGTAGGTGACCTGTCCGTTTTTGAAGTCGAATTTGTGCATGAGGGCCTGGCCATCGAAGAGGTGGTAGAAAGGTTCGTCTCCAACCTCAAAAAGCCCAGGTCCTAAACGGAGAAGACTTCCCTTCAGAAATGAAGGAATCCTACCTGCAAGAGACAAATCAAAGAATGTTCTAAGAAGAGAGCCTTTCAGAGCTTACTTTATATTCTCCAGGAGGAGAAATATTCGACTTTTCCAACTGCAGTCGACTGCAGTCTATATCTGTCTGAAAGATGCGAACCAACCAATGACTGTCGCTGGAATAGGCTCAGACAGCTCCTCGCATGTCTCAAACATCTTCTTGTAGCCACCAGCTGGGTGTTCAAATCTGTCATCAAACAGGGGAGACGTCAACCATGACAACACCGAGCAAATGAATCCACGCTGACCCTTCAGGTCGCAGCAGGGAAAAGACACTGGATTGAGTTAAAGAACACACTTTACTTCAAAATCATTAAGAAAATGCAGCGTTACAGAGTAAGGAATTACAATAACCAATACGAgatgtaaaagaagaagaagaataatcaGAAGTTGGAACAATTCCTCAGAAACTCACCGGCTGACCATGTTTCCTTTTATTTCGTGGAGCAACACGGGGGAAAATTCTTAAGCAAACCTCCGGCCGCCTCTGAGCTGGACGTCTCTCTCACAGTGGATGTGGGGTATTTATTCGTGTGGTACCCCTCACAGTCACTGGAAATCCACTCTTTCAATTTTTCTCCTGGCCAATCACGTCGCACCCGTGAACAAGAATCCCATTGTGCTAATATCCTGCGCCGGGTGGCTCTGAAACCGGATTTATGGCAGGGAAGCTGTCGGGCACAGTTGGCAAATGTGTTGCATGTGAcataatatttcttttttcttttttttttcaactgtatCGATTGTTGTGCTTTGAGATATGGCTGAGTCATGCTGAGCGCAGTATAGGTAGACAGGTAGTGAGGATATGAAGATCAGTGAATATGTGTAATAGTGAATCCATGGGAACATTTCGGATTGGCGTGAGATTGGAACCCCACTTATtggaagagaaaaacatttttctgaaaATAGCACAGTAATGACATGAGGATCTACTTTGAAACAAGTTtaacagggaatgttcacagcTATTTTTAGACCATCTGGCACAAAATAAGACGGTTACACTGGATGGATAATTGGATAAAATGTGGCCAGTTGTTCTTTGGTCTGACCTCAAAATGCCTTTAGTGGCTGTGACTATAATCCAGGTGATGGGATTATGCTTGACGTAGCCTCAAACAAGCGCTGCATTGTTCCTCTTGGGAGAAAACACCATTAGTAGAGAGTTTCACAAGAAGCAGTTTCAtcagtggcggggggggggggggggggtcgtgttaTGACTCACTCAGCCAACACATGCAAACTGTCCTTAATTAGCaatatataacatttttatgaaactctatgattaaattaaaaaaggattttctgAGTGAATACTAGTAACGCGGGGGCTCAGTTCTGTGAGAGTCGCATCAATTTGAAATCAAATGCCCCAATTCTGTCCTCCAATCCTAATTTAGAGTGGAAAATGAATCCATGTTGCGTTCACATGTTACAATCTCATTGCTGTTTGTCACCAAAACAATAATATATACAGTTTCACAAAACCATACCAACTCAAATTCCCCTTTTGTAGCTTTTTCTAGGGTGTTTTCAACAATATAAAAAGAATTTCTTCATGGATGTTGATGTAATTTTTTGCAAACGCCATCCACCGATGAAAACTCTGTGCTGTGGTTGAAAGCTTTGGAAATAAACCTGTGGGTAAATTTAAGTATTCTTTGCTATTTGCATTCTATTTCTAAGGTCAAGAAGGAacttatttgaatatttattctAATGGCAAGGAGATTTAGTCATGGCAAAGACAGATTTcagctttcctttcctctgccaCATGCTTATTTAAAATCCTCCATAAAGGAAAGGGAGACATCTGTCGGTTGGTTTCAGGTCAAAAAATTTCCAAAATAGTATCAATGTCGCGCGCCCTGGTGTGCAAGGCTAATATTAGATCGATAGATCATATGAGGCGACACTAAATATAGTAATAAACCCAAATTAACATGTGATGTTGTTTCGAAAATACCCCCCCTTGTTTCCATAGTGCCGCCGTTGCAGCTATGCGCATGCGCATTTCCTCGGGAGTCACAATATGGCGGCGGCATGCTACATCCTGTTGACGTAACGTTGGTCGATAGCTAACTCTTAGCGTTAAGTCCGCAAGTTATCTTCTAAACAAGCTGCTTTACCTACCGGCCGGTAGCCTGGATTTTCGTTTAAATCGGAGTAGTTGTCGGTGGGCTTGCGGTTGAAGCGGTTTTTAGTCGGTAAAATGAATTACACCACGAAGGTGGTCCAGGTGACCAATGTGTCGCCGAGCACAACATCGGAGCAGATGAGAACACTGTTCGGCTTTTTGGGAACTATCGAAGAACTGAAGTTGTTTCCACCAGAGTGAGTTGACGATTTGTTTGAAATAACGTCCATGCGATAGCGTTGACGTCGCACGTTATCGGTCTGTATTTTTCAGGTCGACCTTATTCAACGGCCGCCTGACTAGGCCTGACCGCGGGCCTAGCATGCTAACCGCGGTGGTAGCTAACAGTATCTTAATAACGTTAACGTTACCTCGCCCCGAGTGGGGTCACACTGGCTACTCATCCTAATCCCACTCGGTTGTTTCTCAACGTAAACGTGTCTTTAAACGACCCCTGTACGTGTAGTTAGAATTGCAGGGTCAAATTGTAATTGTAAATTAAATTGTTAGCGGGATGCTAAACCGGGGAAAGGAATTAAACGTCTCGTGTTAATTCGAGAGTTTTGCGTTCTTCTCCCGGCGAAGGGAGGACGTTAAATAATGAAAAGACGAAACATAATCCTCACAATGAGACGAGTCATGTTGGATTTATAGTGTTCTGCGGTCTAATAATTATTAACGTTatataacaaaatgttgtactgcTGTACGAGTGTAGAGTCCTTGAACACCGTGGTGTTAACGATGTGCATCATTACCCATTGTTCATTATTGAGTAGCTGGTCAGTATATCCATTGATTTTGTTGAACTTATAGTCAAAATGTCCTGGACCTCATGGTGAGGTCTCCTGATAACTAACCAAAttctcaaacacaaagaaaacagcagcaaatTCTCACTTGAAACAGTAATCTGGGAATCTTCTTCTCCACAAAAGTAGATCCACAGAAAATGAGTCTGCATTAAACGTGATAATCGTTCAAATCGACTTCAGTTCCACATAGTAACGCGTGCTTTACGGCATTGTCACCAATATGCATTTGTTATCATTATGGCAGCATTTTGTGTGGGTGCTTTCTTTGAGGGGTGTTGTGAATGTGCCAAATTGCTGCAAAACGATGCCCGTAGTTGTGATTTGACAACATTCTACTACCAGAAGAAAGGAGAAACAAAAGCTGCCTTGTTTTGGATAATGTGTTGCTATCCCAAGCTTcataatgtaatatttgttcctTTCCTCAATAGTGATTCTCAGATGCCGGTGACGTCGCGGGTGTGCTTTGTGAAGTTCCAGGAGCCCGAGTCCGTCGGAGTGTCTCAACACTTGACCAACACCGTGTTTGTGGACCGAGCGTTGATTGTGGTCCCGTTTGCAGAAGGTTTGTCACGTCATTATTTCCACGTTATGACTGGTACTTGTTGATTGAAATGGCATGaatattgaaaatgtaaaagagtAAAATTCAAAAGCATTCCATCTGGGCTTTCCCCGTTAGTGAATTGCACTCACCCGTGTCTGTTTATATGAGCTTTTTAAAGATAATTAAAGTGTATTGTTTATTCCATTCCTTCCCATTGTCTATGAAGAGTTCTTCAACAGACCTCTATTGTCAGATTTCGGTATACTGTGGTAGCCCATCCCACGTCTGTTTTACCACCACAATGCAATTCTGTGAATAaacttgtatttatttctttggGCAAATGCATACTTTGTGTCATGCACGTGTCTCTGCCTAAACAAGCATTTGCTCTCTATGTAGAAAATGCAGTATACCGAAATCTACCTGACAGATATTTACAGATTAGGAGTTGAACAGTGCCAAGCAGTCGGCGCCGCAGTGAAGTGAAGTTGTTTAAACTCTTAATcatgtgcattttattttctccccccATATTGGACTATCCTATGTTAAACTTCTCtctgttatttgtgtgtgtgtgtgtatgtgtgtgtgtgtgatttttgtagTGAAGAAGGCAAAAGCAGCCCCCTCGTTGATGGCTGAAAGTGGTCCTCTGCCTGCCAACAGGGGATTGTAGACATTTGCAAAGGCCAGCAAGCATTCAAGTCCCACCCGCTGTTTTTGTGTCCTCTATTCTTTCTCTGCCTTCTCTTTCCCCTTCCTTCTGTCCAATTAATTTTTTCTAGGTGGTTTAGTCGAAGGTATGAGGGTCAGATAGCAGGGACGTAGCCTGAAGCAGTGCtcatttttgcattgtttttgcaACACTTTTTGAGTGCTGCTTTGGCCTTTTCACGGCGGAAGCATTGTTCCTTAACGGAGAAGGCCAGTTTGATTCTATCCCATGGAGGGACTAAAAGACCATCATTGACTCACACCGCTGCACTGTGTTAGGATGAGCGCGGGCATTGTTGGTTATTTTCAGTCAACTCCACTGACAACACCCAGCTTAAGTAGCAGCACACACCAAATGAGTCCGCCAGAGGAAATATTCCCCAATAATTGCAATTTTTACTCCTATGTGAgaaacctttatttatttttttgtaactcACTAAGATTTAAATTATACATTTGTGACCGGTTATTAAATATTTCAGTGGTTGCAAATTCGATTTTGGCTGAGAGTCGACAGTTATTATACAACTGTTACAACCTTATCTTTTTCAATGTAATATGTAGGTCAACTGTTGGGTGTGgaggaaactttaaaaaaatcaaattgtcATTGAGGGTTTGTTCTTAAACGTCAATACAAAGACACTGGGTGTTAATAACTGCTTCATCAGACAATGTCCAAGCCGCTGACACACACTTAACCAAATATTAGCAGCTAATTTAGTCTCTTAGCCACGCAACACTAGTCTATGAttggttgttttcttttaatagcCAGGTTGTCTAAGATGCCCACCCAACATGACACTGTGTTGGTATAAAATATATTCTCTTTAACAGTGgtcttcttttgttgttgtgttttacagTTCTTTTTCCTGGCTCAGCCAGTCCTGTATACCAGGCCCTGCTGAAAATACCATCCAACCGTTTTGTCTCCTGCAGCAATTTCTCTCTTCAGTGTGcacttgtatttttttgttgtcattattgtgtCCGTAATCCGTCATGTCTTTTTGTGAAAGAGTTGTTTTGGGGGTGGATTTCATTgtgagagatgatgatgatgatgatgatgatgatgatgataaggtgttttatttgtcatttttggcatttaaaaaaaaaaactgtctggcAAAATGCAGATCAAGATTATGCCATTGTCTTTTAATTGGAGTGGTAGCCACGTTGTAGCCAGTGGCAGACTGATCAAACCAGTCATGCTCTGCCTAAGTTTGGTTAATTGAAGCAGTGTCAGGTAAGGAAAGTAGAATAACCATGTACAGCAGACACGCTACCCACCCTGAATTCTGCTATTGTCATTTAGTACATACCACTATATGCTctgacatttgtgtttttggtaaGTAAACACTGATAGCTTGTATAGTGTTCTTGCCAAATCCCTAAAATTCTCTCTGTTGTTTGTATCTCgatttttctctgtgtgcttttAGTAGCGAAGCCGCCAGCGTGAGTCGCTTGTTTCAGTAAACGTCTTAATGAAAAATGACGGCTCACCCAACTGGAGAAGCAGCTGTGCTTGCTAACGTTTGGTTCATGacttaaaaaacactttcaggTGATATATTCTTGGCAGTGTTCATTGGAGTAGTGTGATATATTCCACAATAGTTAATTCACTGCAATGATTACGTTGAATTA carries:
- the rpe65a gene encoding retinoid isomerohydrolase, which gives rise to MVSRFEHPAGGYKKMFETCEELSEPIPATVIGRIPSFLKGSLLRLGPGLFEVGDEPFYHLFDGQALMHKFDFKNGQVTYYRKYLKTDAYVRAITEKRVVITEFGTFAYPDPCKNIFSRFFSYFKGVEVTDNCLVNVYPIGEDYYAVTETNYLTRVNTDTLETLKKVDMCNYVNINGVTAHPHIERDGTVYNIGNCMGKGATLAYNIVRIPPTQKDKSDPIEKSKVVVQFPSYERFKPAYVHSFGMSENYFVFVETPVKINLLKFLSAWSIRGSNYMDCFESNESQGTLFHLARKEPGEYIDHKYKGAPIGMFHHINTYEDQGFIVVDLCGWKGFEFVYNYLWLANLRANWEEVKKAAMMAPQPEVRRYVIPLDIHKEEQGKNLVSLPYTTATATMHADGTIWLEPEVLFSGPRQAFEFPQINYKKYGGKNYTYAYGLGLNHFIPDRICKLNVKTKETWVWQEPDSYPSEPLFVQTPDGMDEDDGVLLTIVVSPGSQRPGYLLILNAKDMSEIARAEVECPMPVTFHGMYKP